The following are from one region of the Juglans regia cultivar Chandler chromosome 10, Walnut 2.0, whole genome shotgun sequence genome:
- the LOC108989051 gene encoding small ubiquitin-related modifier 1-like: protein MSATGAGAGGGGVSGGQEEDKKPMDQHINLKVKGQDGNEVFFRIKRSTQLRKLMTAYCDRQSVELNSIAFLFDGRRLRAEQTPDELEMEDGDEIDAMLHQTGGGNCP, encoded by the exons ATGTCTGCAACAGGTGCCGGTgccggtggtggtggtgttaGTGGTGGTCAAGAGGAGGACAAGAAGCCCATGGACCAGCACATTAATCTCAAAGTCAAGGGCCAG GATGGCAATGAGGTGTTCTTTAGGATTAAAAGAAGCACCCAGTTGCGGAAACTCATGACTGCATACTGTGATCGTCAATCTGTAGAGCTCAACTCTATTGCATTCTTGTTTGATGGGCGCAGACTTCGAGCAGAACAGACTCCGGATGAG CTTGAGATGGAGGATGGTGATGAAATTGATGCAATGCTTCACCAAACTGGGGGTGGAAACTGCCCTTAA
- the LOC108989053 gene encoding protein XRI1-like isoform X2: MDYNNDNESWDWHIKDYCLQKDPNSDISECLWNGVPQNKEDLSYIFNETTPVKACGDLAYHVAHSGNMDKEPEECRETSLQVKRRRMLQFNSQATDPSHSSEERSSAFLKSNEREDSLEEFCPESSYWISGPSGNASALTNESLDQSSEEWLAECFNDTEMNFNTDDVNLSGASDIQFNIAELCDFPPKYEDNVVQQCVTRTPQKIVFKGRNSFIRTPTKLAASVAYPFAFIKPSGAHGDVTLKEINQRIRTPPPSKSKQGNEDPVISYPTSAFSGKPVVGKTKIRTEGGKGSITIMRTKG; this comes from the exons ATGGATTACAACAATGACAA TGAGTCATGGGACTGGCACATAAAAGATTATTGTCTACAAAAGGATCCCAATTCCG ACATATCTGAATGCCTATGGAATGGAGTACCACAGAACAAAGAggatctttcatacatattcAATGAAACAACTCCTGTCAAGGCTTGTGGGGATTTGGCTTACCATGTTGCTCATAGTG GGAATATGGACAAGGAACCAGAAGAATGTAGAGAGACTTCTTTACAAGTAAAGAGGCGCCGGATGCTACAGTTCAACAGTCAAGCTACGGATCCTTCCCATTCAAGTGAAGAGAGGTCATCTGCATTCCTAAAATCAAAT GAGAGGGAGGATTCACTTGAAGAGTTTTGCCCTGAATCGTCATATTGGATTTCTGGGCCTTCAG GAAATGCATCTGCCTTGACTAATGAGAGCCTGGATCAGTCATCTGAAGAGTGGCTTGCAGAATGCTTTAATGATACCGAGATGAATTTCAACACTGATGATGT GAATTTATCTGGAGCATCTGATATTCAGTTCAACATTGCAG AGTTGTGTGACTTTCCACCCAAGTATGAAGATAATGTGGTCCAACAGTGTGTTACTCGAACTCCtcaaaaaattgtttttaaag GTAGGAATTCTTTCATACGGACTCCAACTAAGTTGGCTGCTTCTGTTGCCTATCCATTTGCTTTCATTAAACCAAGTGGGGCCCACGGAGATGTAACTTTGAAAGAAATAAACCAGAGGATTCGCACACCACCTCCTTCAAAATCGAAGCAAGGTAATGAAGATCCTGTCATTTCTTACCCCACTTCGGCCTTCTCTGGGAAGCCTGTAgttggaaaaacaaaaattcgCACTGAAGGAGGAAAAGGAAGCATCACAATTATGAGAACCAAAGGTTGA
- the LOC108989053 gene encoding protein XRI1-like isoform X1 produces MDYNNDNSESWDWHIKDYCLQKDPNSDISECLWNGVPQNKEDLSYIFNETTPVKACGDLAYHVAHSGNMDKEPEECRETSLQVKRRRMLQFNSQATDPSHSSEERSSAFLKSNEREDSLEEFCPESSYWISGPSGNASALTNESLDQSSEEWLAECFNDTEMNFNTDDVNLSGASDIQFNIAELCDFPPKYEDNVVQQCVTRTPQKIVFKGRNSFIRTPTKLAASVAYPFAFIKPSGAHGDVTLKEINQRIRTPPPSKSKQGNEDPVISYPTSAFSGKPVVGKTKIRTEGGKGSITIMRTKG; encoded by the exons ATGGATTACAACAATGACAA TAGTGAGTCATGGGACTGGCACATAAAAGATTATTGTCTACAAAAGGATCCCAATTCCG ACATATCTGAATGCCTATGGAATGGAGTACCACAGAACAAAGAggatctttcatacatattcAATGAAACAACTCCTGTCAAGGCTTGTGGGGATTTGGCTTACCATGTTGCTCATAGTG GGAATATGGACAAGGAACCAGAAGAATGTAGAGAGACTTCTTTACAAGTAAAGAGGCGCCGGATGCTACAGTTCAACAGTCAAGCTACGGATCCTTCCCATTCAAGTGAAGAGAGGTCATCTGCATTCCTAAAATCAAAT GAGAGGGAGGATTCACTTGAAGAGTTTTGCCCTGAATCGTCATATTGGATTTCTGGGCCTTCAG GAAATGCATCTGCCTTGACTAATGAGAGCCTGGATCAGTCATCTGAAGAGTGGCTTGCAGAATGCTTTAATGATACCGAGATGAATTTCAACACTGATGATGT GAATTTATCTGGAGCATCTGATATTCAGTTCAACATTGCAG AGTTGTGTGACTTTCCACCCAAGTATGAAGATAATGTGGTCCAACAGTGTGTTACTCGAACTCCtcaaaaaattgtttttaaag GTAGGAATTCTTTCATACGGACTCCAACTAAGTTGGCTGCTTCTGTTGCCTATCCATTTGCTTTCATTAAACCAAGTGGGGCCCACGGAGATGTAACTTTGAAAGAAATAAACCAGAGGATTCGCACACCACCTCCTTCAAAATCGAAGCAAGGTAATGAAGATCCTGTCATTTCTTACCCCACTTCGGCCTTCTCTGGGAAGCCTGTAgttggaaaaacaaaaattcgCACTGAAGGAGGAAAAGGAAGCATCACAATTATGAGAACCAAAGGTTGA
- the LOC108989037 gene encoding E3 ubiquitin-protein ligase rnf8-like isoform X1, with translation MEGGGRRRLTLRDQMSAVDGGVREVPAGLTLNDVLGTMEKQAALAPPAPLGRSQSAPGLQPQLSNLTLMDVIREEDPNSRSSFEGLLGDHPNRDKKYWKNFKHKLSLKRAGANWTSSIRIPTSDIPIRNANVIGNSRSSRQISFSRINSVRYPHSAESTQSDDSSTYSAADRDHSSSSSAPGIRPQISRLCSTRLHQSESTHPGDPDSSDAPSLSQLQSFGRQMSRHNSTRYLVNLRQNSMYNSDVADFAATVDGDEEGNDDTDETSQQVPTRRLAVVLAEERALSAREAVAAQEAAEAAAAAAAEREQLESESSGSPAAEPQVRMSLMDLMDYNMADEEEEEEPEEEEEEEEVEVEEEESESGEGGGVEHKCCVCMVRHKGAAFIPCGHTFCRLCSRELMVGRGNCPLCNRFITEILDIF, from the coding sequence ATGGAAGGAGGAGGAAGGCGGAGGCTTACGCTGAGGGATCAGATGTCGGCGGTGGACGGCGGCGTACGGGAGGTGCCGGCCGGTTTGACTCTGAACGATGTATTGGGCACGATGGAGAAGCAAGCCGCGCTGGCTCCCCCAGCTCCCCTAGGTCGATCTCAAAGCGCCCCGGGACTTCAGCCTCAGCTCAGTAACCTGACCCTCATGGACGTGATCCGAGAGGAGGACCCGAACTCCAGGTCGTCTTTCGAGGGCCTCCTTGGTGACCACCCCAACAGGGACAAGAAGTATTGGAAAAACTTCAAACACAAGCTCTCTCTCAAGCGTGCCGGGGCCAACTGGACCTCTTCTATTCGTATCCCGACCTCGGATATTCCTATCCGGAATGCTAACGTGATTGGCAATAGTCGGTCGTCAAGGCAGATTTCGTTTTCTAGAATCAACTCAGTCCGTTACCCGCACTCGGCCGAGTCGACTCAGTCGGATGACAGTTCTACTTATTCCGCTGCTGACCGAGACCACTCCTCCTCATCGTCGGCTCCGGGTATCAGGCCGCAGATCTCTCGCCTGTGCTCTACCCGCTTACACCAGTCGGAGTCAACTCATCCCGGCGACCCAGACTCTTCCGACGCACCTTCTCTTTCGCAGCTTCAGAGTTTCGGACGTCAAATGTCGCGCCATAATTCGACGCGCTACCTTGTGAATCTGCGCCAGAACTCGATGTACAACAGCGACGTCGCCGATTTTGCAGCCACAGTAGACGGAGACGAAGAAGGCAATGATGATACTGACGAAACCTCGCAGCAGGTTCCAACGCGCCGCCTCGCAGTGGTATTGGCAGAGGAGAGAGCTCTGTCGGCCAGAGAAGCGGTGGCAGCGCAGGAAGCGGCGGAGGCGGCGGCAGCGGCAGCAGCCGAGAGAGAACAGCTAGAGTCTGAATCGTCGGGTTCACCGGCGGCGGAGCCCCAGGTGAGGATGTCACTGATGGACTTGATGGACTATAACATGGCGGAcgaggaagaagaggaggagccggaggaggaagaggaggaggaggaggtggaggtggaggaagAGGAGTCGGAGTCGGGGGAAGGAGGAGGAGTAGAGCATAAATGTTGCGTGTGCATGGTAAGGCATAAAGGTGCGGCTTTTATACCGTGCGGACACACATTTTGCAGGCTGTGTTCAAGGGAGCTTATGGTGGGTAGGGGTAACTGCCCTCTCTGCAACCGCTTCATCACGGAAATTCTTGACATTTTctag
- the LOC108989037 gene encoding E3 ubiquitin-protein ligase rnf8-like isoform X2, with the protein MSAVDGGVREVPAGLTLNDVLGTMEKQAALAPPAPLGRSQSAPGLQPQLSNLTLMDVIREEDPNSRSSFEGLLGDHPNRDKKYWKNFKHKLSLKRAGANWTSSIRIPTSDIPIRNANVIGNSRSSRQISFSRINSVRYPHSAESTQSDDSSTYSAADRDHSSSSSAPGIRPQISRLCSTRLHQSESTHPGDPDSSDAPSLSQLQSFGRQMSRHNSTRYLVNLRQNSMYNSDVADFAATVDGDEEGNDDTDETSQQVPTRRLAVVLAEERALSAREAVAAQEAAEAAAAAAAEREQLESESSGSPAAEPQVRMSLMDLMDYNMADEEEEEEPEEEEEEEEVEVEEEESESGEGGGVEHKCCVCMVRHKGAAFIPCGHTFCRLCSRELMVGRGNCPLCNRFITEILDIF; encoded by the coding sequence ATGTCGGCGGTGGACGGCGGCGTACGGGAGGTGCCGGCCGGTTTGACTCTGAACGATGTATTGGGCACGATGGAGAAGCAAGCCGCGCTGGCTCCCCCAGCTCCCCTAGGTCGATCTCAAAGCGCCCCGGGACTTCAGCCTCAGCTCAGTAACCTGACCCTCATGGACGTGATCCGAGAGGAGGACCCGAACTCCAGGTCGTCTTTCGAGGGCCTCCTTGGTGACCACCCCAACAGGGACAAGAAGTATTGGAAAAACTTCAAACACAAGCTCTCTCTCAAGCGTGCCGGGGCCAACTGGACCTCTTCTATTCGTATCCCGACCTCGGATATTCCTATCCGGAATGCTAACGTGATTGGCAATAGTCGGTCGTCAAGGCAGATTTCGTTTTCTAGAATCAACTCAGTCCGTTACCCGCACTCGGCCGAGTCGACTCAGTCGGATGACAGTTCTACTTATTCCGCTGCTGACCGAGACCACTCCTCCTCATCGTCGGCTCCGGGTATCAGGCCGCAGATCTCTCGCCTGTGCTCTACCCGCTTACACCAGTCGGAGTCAACTCATCCCGGCGACCCAGACTCTTCCGACGCACCTTCTCTTTCGCAGCTTCAGAGTTTCGGACGTCAAATGTCGCGCCATAATTCGACGCGCTACCTTGTGAATCTGCGCCAGAACTCGATGTACAACAGCGACGTCGCCGATTTTGCAGCCACAGTAGACGGAGACGAAGAAGGCAATGATGATACTGACGAAACCTCGCAGCAGGTTCCAACGCGCCGCCTCGCAGTGGTATTGGCAGAGGAGAGAGCTCTGTCGGCCAGAGAAGCGGTGGCAGCGCAGGAAGCGGCGGAGGCGGCGGCAGCGGCAGCAGCCGAGAGAGAACAGCTAGAGTCTGAATCGTCGGGTTCACCGGCGGCGGAGCCCCAGGTGAGGATGTCACTGATGGACTTGATGGACTATAACATGGCGGAcgaggaagaagaggaggagccggaggaggaagaggaggaggaggaggtggaggtggaggaagAGGAGTCGGAGTCGGGGGAAGGAGGAGGAGTAGAGCATAAATGTTGCGTGTGCATGGTAAGGCATAAAGGTGCGGCTTTTATACCGTGCGGACACACATTTTGCAGGCTGTGTTCAAGGGAGCTTATGGTGGGTAGGGGTAACTGCCCTCTCTGCAACCGCTTCATCACGGAAATTCTTGACATTTTctag